Proteins from one Cellulosilyticum lentocellum DSM 5427 genomic window:
- a CDS encoding terminase large subunit domain-containing protein, which translates to MPFSVKQQEYFENANKRWNFKSGATRSGKTHMDYFVIPKRIRSRIGKAGLVVILGVSKGTIERNIIEPMRQIWGPKLVGEINSKNICRMFGEDVYCLGAEKISQVSKLRGSSIKYCYGDEVADWSKEVFEMLKSRLDKPYSCFDGALNPQNPTHWLKEFLDSNADIYLQTYTIFDNPFLDPKFVEELCKEYEGTVYYDRYIKGLWKRAEGAIYRKFADNPKAFYCKIVDHISDDIGVKQILKSSIMEICVGVDFGGNKSGHAFVVTAKTRGYKDLILLRSERHFGELLSDDLNNLLLEFIAKVLAEYGPIDYVYWDNAETVLGRGIKKAIGDKYPSITVRPAIKETVNDRIRCTTMLMGSARFWYCDNCKTVKDALSDAVWNEKELTKDERLDDGSTDIDSLDSMEYTFERSMKQFINS; encoded by the coding sequence ATGCCTTTTAGTGTAAAGCAGCAAGAGTATTTTGAGAATGCTAATAAGCGATGGAATTTTAAATCTGGAGCCACTCGTTCGGGTAAAACTCATATGGATTACTTTGTTATTCCTAAAAGGATTAGATCACGAATAGGAAAAGCAGGTCTTGTAGTTATTTTAGGAGTATCTAAAGGAACCATAGAACGTAACATCATAGAGCCCATGAGGCAAATATGGGGACCTAAACTTGTAGGCGAGATCAACTCAAAGAATATATGCCGTATGTTTGGTGAGGATGTTTATTGCTTAGGAGCTGAGAAAATTAGCCAGGTATCTAAGCTAAGAGGGTCTAGCATTAAGTATTGCTATGGTGATGAGGTAGCAGATTGGAGTAAGGAAGTATTTGAAATGCTCAAGTCTCGTCTTGATAAACCTTATAGCTGCTTTGATGGAGCACTTAACCCACAGAATCCTACTCATTGGCTTAAAGAGTTCTTAGACTCTAACGCAGATATTTATTTGCAGACATATACTATATTCGATAATCCATTTCTAGATCCTAAGTTTGTAGAGGAGCTCTGTAAAGAGTATGAGGGTACCGTTTACTACGACAGATACATTAAAGGCCTTTGGAAAAGAGCTGAGGGAGCAATTTATCGCAAGTTTGCGGATAATCCTAAAGCATTTTACTGTAAGATAGTAGATCATATTAGTGATGATATAGGGGTTAAGCAAATTCTTAAATCATCTATCATGGAGATATGTGTAGGCGTAGACTTTGGTGGTAATAAATCAGGCCACGCTTTTGTGGTCACAGCTAAAACAAGAGGCTATAAAGATTTAATATTACTTAGGTCAGAACGACATTTTGGTGAGCTATTAAGTGATGATTTAAACAATTTACTCTTAGAGTTTATAGCTAAAGTACTAGCTGAGTATGGGCCTATTGATTACGTATACTGGGATAATGCAGAAACAGTCCTAGGACGTGGTATCAAGAAAGCTATCGGTGATAAGTACCCAAGCATAACAGTAAGACCAGCGATTAAAGAAACTGTTAATGACCGTATACGCTGTACTACAATGCTTATGGGTTCAGCTAGATTTTGGTATTGTGATAACTGTAAAACTGTAAAAGATGCTTTAAGTGACGCAGTTTGGAACGAGAAGGAACTAACCAAAGATGAGCGTCTAGATGATGGTAGCACAGACATAGACAGTTTAGATTCAATGGAGTATACGTTCGAAAGAAGCATGAAACAGTTTATTAATTCATAA
- the terS gene encoding phage terminase small subunit: protein MARAPNPKAQEAEVLFRKGMKLVEIASQLNLPDGTVRRWKSTYKWDNERSENKSERSHKRGAPKGNKNAVGNDGGAPLNNKNAEKNGLFAKYLPDETLEIIQTIEQRSTIDILWDQIMIAYAAICRAQQIMYVKDREDKTIEKVMEGSGNVDSEKWEVQQAWDKHANFMKSQARAQAELRSMIKQYNELLSSNPDLVTEEQKARIEKLKVDTAKAKGEDNVEELDKLDKVLAEIKGVI, encoded by the coding sequence ATGGCAAGAGCACCGAATCCAAAAGCACAAGAAGCAGAGGTATTATTTAGGAAAGGAATGAAATTAGTTGAGATTGCAAGTCAACTAAATCTTCCAGATGGTACAGTGAGAAGGTGGAAATCCACTTACAAGTGGGATAATGAACGCTCGGAAAATAAAAGCGAACGTTCGCATAAAAGAGGAGCTCCTAAAGGTAATAAAAATGCTGTAGGAAATGATGGTGGGGCTCCACTTAATAATAAGAATGCTGAAAAGAATGGTTTGTTTGCTAAATATCTTCCTGATGAAACATTAGAGATAATCCAGACCATAGAGCAACGTTCTACAATTGACATCCTTTGGGATCAAATAATGATTGCTTATGCTGCTATATGTAGGGCGCAACAAATCATGTATGTAAAAGATAGAGAGGATAAGACTATTGAGAAGGTTATGGAAGGCTCGGGTAATGTTGATTCTGAAAAATGGGAAGTACAACAGGCTTGGGATAAACATGCTAACTTCATGAAGTCACAAGCAAGAGCACAAGCAGAACTTAGAAGTATGATTAAGCAATACAATGAACTGCTATCATCTAACCCTGATTTAGTTACAGAAGAACAAAAAGCACGTATCGAAAAACTTAAAGTAGATACTGCAAAAGCTAAAGGTGAGGACAATGTAGAGGAACTTGATAAGTTGGATAAAGTACTGGCTGAAATAAAGGGTGTGATTTAA
- a CDS encoding tyrosine-type recombinase/integrase, with the protein MSRILYTKERWELVLEINKRLMQQYLRNCKADKKSEGTIREYGYDLRFFLCWNLLFNENMSVLDFKKRHFEEFKYFMAEERKVSNARINHLLCAIRTMMGYAEDDDDEYEEYFRNPASRIKGLEKEPVRPVAFLSQEQIDLLRNYLLEHKMYQHLCLLDILYDSGARVNEVLQVTDSETTSKGYLKVKCKGGRYEYILLHERSKKSIQLHLSTKKEGAFWQSKYGPVETTSTLRGWVGDLYKILKGLDPSTPYFTPHSFRHSVIENLGNGTHYLCKKLGRAFTIEEIQIIVHHKSVDMTKSYMKPKDNELIFGLFGIKIA; encoded by the coding sequence ATGAGTAGAATCTTATACACGAAAGAGCGGTGGGAATTAGTACTAGAAATTAACAAGAGATTAATGCAACAATATTTAAGAAATTGTAAGGCAGATAAGAAAAGTGAGGGGACAATAAGAGAATATGGGTATGATCTTAGATTTTTCCTTTGCTGGAATCTGCTGTTTAACGAGAATATGAGCGTACTTGATTTTAAGAAACGTCATTTTGAAGAGTTTAAGTATTTTATGGCAGAAGAAAGAAAAGTAAGTAATGCTCGCATAAATCATCTATTGTGTGCAATTCGTACCATGATGGGGTACGCAGAAGATGATGACGACGAGTATGAGGAATACTTCAGAAATCCGGCATCACGCATAAAGGGCTTAGAAAAAGAACCAGTAAGACCAGTTGCTTTTCTAAGCCAGGAGCAAATAGACCTACTAAGAAACTATTTGCTAGAACATAAAATGTATCAGCATTTATGTTTGCTTGATATTCTATATGATTCAGGCGCTCGTGTCAATGAAGTGTTACAGGTTACTGATTCAGAGACTACTAGTAAAGGATACTTAAAAGTGAAATGTAAGGGCGGGAGGTATGAGTACATATTGCTACATGAGCGTTCCAAAAAGAGCATACAGCTACACCTTAGTACTAAAAAAGAAGGGGCGTTTTGGCAGAGCAAGTATGGTCCAGTGGAAACTACTAGCACATTAAGAGGTTGGGTTGGAGACTTATATAAAATTCTAAAAGGATTAGATCCTAGCACACCATATTTTACACCTCACTCATTCAGACACTCAGTAATAGAAAACCTAGGCAATGGAACACACTATTTATGTAAGAAGCTTGGTAGAGCTTTTACCATAGAAGAGATACAAATTATTGTTCATCATAAAAGCGTGGATATGACTAAGTCATACATGAAGCCTAAAGATAATGAGCTTATTTTCGGACTGTTTGGAATCAAAATCGCATAG
- a CDS encoding DUF6673 family protein, producing MIKVNDVELNFDVMDAVQLENYEAALLKVKNTNPAKGLSASGRIKEQCNVVKTFFDEACGAGTAEALFGDSYNYRTHYEAFESFINMISEETKKEQKAMDERVAKYTLNRAQRRAK from the coding sequence ATGATTAAAGTAAACGATGTAGAATTAAATTTCGATGTGATGGATGCAGTACAGTTAGAAAATTATGAGGCGGCTTTGCTAAAAGTAAAAAATACTAATCCAGCTAAGGGTTTAAGTGCTTCAGGAAGAATTAAGGAACAATGTAATGTTGTAAAAACTTTCTTTGATGAAGCATGCGGAGCAGGTACAGCTGAAGCACTCTTTGGTGATAGCTACAACTATCGTACACACTATGAAGCCTTTGAGAGTTTCATCAATATGATTAGTGAGGAAACCAAAAAAGAGCAGAAGGCGATGGATGAACGTGTAGCTAAGTACACTCTTAATAGAGCACAGCGTAGGGCAAAATAA
- a CDS encoding DUF2188 domain-containing protein, giving the protein MPNQHITPHQDGWQVKSEGSTKATKVFPTQQQAIDYGRDLAKGQKTELIIHGRDGKIRDKDSYGNDPCPPIDTKY; this is encoded by the coding sequence ATGCCAAATCAACATATAACACCACATCAAGATGGTTGGCAGGTAAAATCTGAGGGAAGTACAAAAGCTACAAAAGTTTTCCCTACCCAACAACAAGCTATTGATTATGGTCGTGATCTTGCTAAAGGCCAAAAAACTGAATTAATAATTCATGGCCGTGATGGCAAAATTAGAGATAAGGATAGTTATGGAAATGATCCTTGCCCACCTATAGATACTAAATACTAA
- a CDS encoding phage portal protein gives MFERIKEFIGKVVRRLFPVNSIEKALGVEIDQDTLMSRAIELWANLYENKPPWLSDTVSTMGLPASISNEIARLVTLELKSEVTGKSARAKYLNEQYQKVIKSIRQYTEYACAKGGLVFKPYLDGKNINVEYVQADYFYPVRYGSDSTITAAAFVEQKQIGDKTYTRLEYHEFDGTKERIVNKAFKSSMKDSLGNEIALTEVDEWKDLTPAANVENIERPMFAYFKIPIANNVDTYSPLGQSVFGRAIDLIKEADKQYSRGLWEFESAERAVDIDITAFKKDDKGKPIVPEGKERLFRTLDADAKEIFYEQYSPDIRDESHSRGLNKLLRLIEFNCGLAYGTLSDPEQEAKTATEVKQSKQRSYSTVSDIQKSLQSALEHLIYIMDAYATVYKLSAKGDYETSFVWDDSIVVDAEAERLRDLQEMRDGIMSKVEYRMKWYGEDETTAKTKIQEAKGESQEDDDILGFNK, from the coding sequence ATGTTTGAAAGAATAAAAGAATTCATAGGAAAGGTGGTGAGAAGGTTGTTTCCGGTTAATAGTATCGAGAAAGCATTAGGAGTAGAAATAGATCAAGATACGTTAATGAGTAGAGCTATTGAGCTATGGGCTAACTTGTACGAAAATAAGCCCCCATGGCTAAGCGATACCGTATCCACAATGGGATTACCTGCATCAATCTCGAATGAGATAGCAAGGCTTGTAACGCTAGAGCTTAAGAGTGAAGTAACAGGAAAAAGTGCTAGAGCTAAATATCTTAATGAGCAGTACCAAAAAGTTATTAAGAGCATTAGACAATACACCGAGTACGCATGTGCTAAAGGTGGTCTGGTATTTAAACCTTATCTAGATGGTAAAAACATCAATGTCGAGTATGTTCAGGCAGACTACTTTTACCCAGTAAGGTATGGTTCAGATAGTACTATAACAGCTGCAGCATTCGTAGAGCAGAAGCAAATAGGAGATAAGACTTATACTAGGTTAGAGTATCATGAATTTGATGGTACAAAAGAACGAATAGTAAATAAAGCCTTTAAGTCTAGCATGAAGGACTCATTAGGTAATGAGATAGCTCTTACTGAAGTAGATGAATGGAAGGACCTCACACCCGCAGCTAACGTAGAGAATATTGAGAGACCTATGTTTGCTTATTTTAAAATTCCTATTGCTAATAATGTGGATACTTATTCACCACTAGGCCAGTCGGTATTTGGTAGAGCCATTGATTTAATCAAGGAGGCAGACAAGCAATACAGCAGAGGGCTATGGGAATTTGAATCAGCTGAGAGGGCAGTCGATATTGATATAACAGCCTTCAAGAAAGATGACAAAGGAAAACCCATTGTTCCTGAAGGTAAGGAACGGCTGTTTAGAACACTCGATGCAGACGCAAAAGAAATATTCTACGAGCAATACTCGCCTGATATTAGGGACGAAAGTCATAGCAGAGGACTTAATAAGCTATTACGCTTAATAGAATTTAATTGTGGTTTGGCCTATGGTACTCTTTCTGATCCAGAGCAAGAAGCTAAAACAGCTACAGAAGTCAAGCAGTCAAAACAGCGCTCTTATTCTACTGTATCAGATATTCAAAAGAGCCTACAAAGTGCTTTGGAGCATTTAATCTATATCATGGATGCCTACGCTACTGTTTATAAATTATCAGCTAAAGGGGATTATGAAACATCATTCGTTTGGGATGATAGCATCGTTGTGGATGCAGAAGCAGAACGCTTAAGAGACCTACAAGAAATGCGTGACGGTATTATGAGCAAGGTAGAGTATCGTATGAAGTGGTATGGTGAGGATGAAACTACTGCCAAGACTAAGATACAAGAGGCAAAGGGCGAGTCACAAGAAGATGATGATATTTTAGGATTTAATAAATGA
- a CDS encoding minor capsid protein, which produces MDINVRMQVYDINASVLQRGLDVGGRVQKFLDSEVLRTTEPYVPFDFGKLKQSGITGTVIGSGKVVYNSVYAKYLYYGKVMVGEQSNSPWARAGERKVVTEKDLTFHSGDSRRGSFWFERSKADHLAQWINGAAQIAGGRA; this is translated from the coding sequence ATGGATATAAATGTTCGTATGCAAGTTTATGATATTAATGCCTCAGTACTTCAAAGGGGGCTAGATGTCGGGGGAAGAGTACAAAAATTTCTAGATAGTGAGGTATTAAGAACAACCGAGCCTTATGTACCTTTTGACTTTGGTAAACTTAAGCAGAGTGGTATAACTGGCACCGTAATAGGTAGTGGTAAAGTGGTATATAACAGCGTGTACGCTAAGTATCTATACTACGGTAAGGTTATGGTTGGTGAGCAGTCTAATTCACCATGGGCTAGAGCAGGTGAAAGGAAAGTAGTTACTGAAAAAGACCTTACTTTTCATAGTGGAGATTCTAGACGAGGTAGTTTTTGGTTTGAGAGGTCCAAGGCTGACCATTTAGCACAATGGATTAATGGTGCAGCTCAAATAGCAGGAGGTAGAGCATGA
- a CDS encoding bacteriophage Gp15 family protein — translation MNMLVDLLPQSVEIDTLKYPINTDFRVSILFEELMQDKEIPMEEKLDLAINLYYKHKPHDKAQAVNRLLWFYRCGKELEKKSSSSKSDHKAIYSYEHDDEYIYSAFLQQYNIDLQDVEELHWWKFKALFKSLKDCKIVEIMGYRAMKIDAKIPKSQKEYYQRMKRLYKLPDNRSEEEKEQAIVNVFSSLF, via the coding sequence ATGAATATGCTGGTTGACTTATTACCTCAAAGTGTAGAAATAGACACTCTTAAATATCCAATAAATACGGATTTTAGGGTGTCTATTTTATTTGAGGAGTTAATGCAAGATAAAGAGATACCTATGGAAGAAAAGCTTGATTTAGCCATTAATCTTTATTACAAGCACAAACCACATGATAAGGCCCAAGCAGTAAATAGGCTACTTTGGTTTTATAGATGTGGTAAAGAACTCGAGAAAAAATCAAGTAGTAGCAAATCAGATCACAAAGCTATTTACTCTTACGAGCATGATGATGAGTATATCTATTCTGCTTTTCTACAACAGTATAATATTGATTTACAAGATGTTGAGGAATTGCACTGGTGGAAGTTTAAAGCTTTGTTCAAGAGCCTAAAAGATTGTAAGATAGTTGAGATTATGGGTTATCGTGCTATGAAAATAGATGCCAAAATTCCTAAGTCTCAAAAAGAATACTATCAAAGAATGAAGAGACTTTATAAATTACCAGATAACAGATCAGAAGAGGAGAAGGAGCAAGCGATTGTAAATGTCTTCTCTTCTTTATTTTAG
- a CDS encoding head-tail connector protein → MAYADYSFYKTEYAGSMVPEADFPRLASRSSEYIDSVTFDRLVNDETLISDKVKKACCALAELTYSYEQSSQEGDMQKVSEKVGEYSVQYAAATDKSGHVLNINEKKHTLAKQYLAHTGLMYRGW, encoded by the coding sequence ATGGCATACGCAGATTATAGTTTTTATAAAACTGAATATGCAGGTTCTATGGTTCCCGAGGCTGACTTTCCAAGGTTAGCCTCACGTTCCAGTGAGTATATTGACAGTGTTACCTTTGACAGACTTGTAAATGACGAAACGCTTATCTCTGATAAGGTTAAGAAAGCGTGTTGCGCCTTAGCTGAACTTACTTACAGTTACGAACAGTCAAGCCAAGAGGGTGATATGCAAAAGGTATCTGAGAAAGTCGGAGAGTACAGCGTACAATATGCAGCAGCTACGGATAAGAGTGGTCATGTTCTTAATATTAACGAGAAAAAGCATACACTAGCAAAGCAGTATTTAGCTCATACAGGCTTAATGTATAGGGGGTGGTAG
- a CDS encoding phage minor capsid protein, translating to MLAPSYLESLPVGIVDIYSDLESSIIADISRRIAGVDGKEFRMTGTAEWQIRKAMEMRLSQDEIAKQVARALGKSTKEVKQLFKNAGIKALESDAKIYALAGKDPTEFMNSIALNQTLQAGIKNTNGLMSNFCRTTANTSNKLFEDLLDRAYLEVNSGAFSYQQAIQRAIRTLGVQGLQTIRYPSGHTDQVDVAVRRAVVTGINQTCARLQLDLASEMDCDLVEVTSHFGARPSHADWQGGIYSISGKHRHYKGLAEATGYGSGDGLCGWNCRHNFYPFFEGISVPLGNPHDAKESEEYYNNTQKQRAYERRIRSTKRQVIALESAISIAKDNDLKSLLQKDFTAKSVKLKQQEQQLRDFIKESDLPLRNNRIKVSGFGKSQAQKATMAAKKEILGKTKELEKLKDLQPPMRERHYLQSINKHSSAKTDNTIIMPHINVDKDIEDIKKGLYTRVNEEYTVNGRTYKYHGNRLYPVKGDGFITLSRNEYKWLQKIKLEKDNPRLNEFLRGMGATDNDIKRLTNILKQGGVL from the coding sequence ATGCTTGCACCTTCTTACTTAGAATCATTACCAGTAGGAATAGTTGATATCTATTCGGATTTAGAATCATCGATAATAGCAGATATCTCTAGGAGAATAGCTGGTGTTGACGGTAAAGAATTTAGAATGACTGGTACCGCTGAATGGCAAATAAGAAAAGCCATGGAAATGCGGTTAAGCCAGGATGAAATAGCTAAACAAGTAGCAAGAGCATTAGGCAAGTCTACTAAAGAGGTTAAGCAGCTATTCAAGAATGCCGGAATAAAAGCCTTAGAAAGTGATGCTAAGATATATGCTCTAGCTGGTAAAGACCCGACAGAGTTTATGAACTCTATAGCATTAAATCAAACCTTACAAGCAGGTATAAAAAATACTAATGGACTAATGTCTAATTTCTGTAGAACAACTGCAAACACTTCCAACAAGCTTTTTGAGGACTTATTAGATAGAGCTTATTTAGAAGTTAATAGCGGAGCTTTTAGCTACCAACAGGCTATCCAAAGAGCAATAAGAACTTTAGGTGTACAAGGTTTACAGACTATTAGATATCCAAGTGGACATACAGATCAAGTAGATGTAGCTGTTCGTAGGGCAGTAGTAACAGGAATCAATCAAACATGTGCTAGGCTTCAACTTGATCTAGCTAGTGAAATGGACTGTGACTTAGTAGAGGTTACTTCACACTTTGGAGCTAGACCTTCTCATGCTGATTGGCAAGGTGGTATTTATAGTATAAGTGGCAAGCATAGACATTATAAAGGCCTAGCAGAAGCTACAGGTTATGGTTCAGGTGATGGACTTTGTGGATGGAACTGCAGACATAACTTCTATCCATTTTTTGAAGGTATCTCTGTACCACTAGGGAATCCTCATGACGCTAAAGAGTCAGAAGAATATTATAACAATACTCAAAAGCAAAGAGCATATGAGCGCCGAATAAGAAGTACTAAAAGGCAGGTAATAGCTTTAGAAAGTGCTATTAGTATTGCTAAGGATAATGACTTGAAATCACTATTGCAAAAAGATTTCACTGCTAAATCTGTTAAACTCAAGCAACAAGAACAGCAGCTTAGGGATTTCATAAAAGAGAGCGATCTGCCATTAAGAAATAATAGGATTAAAGTAAGTGGATTTGGAAAGAGTCAAGCACAAAAAGCTACTATGGCAGCTAAGAAAGAGATTTTGGGAAAAACTAAGGAACTAGAAAAACTCAAGGACTTACAACCTCCAATGAGAGAAAGGCATTATTTACAGTCCATCAACAAACATTCTAGTGCTAAAACAGATAATACCATCATAATGCCACATATTAATGTCGATAAAGATATTGAAGATATTAAGAAAGGACTATATACTAGAGTAAATGAAGAGTATACAGTAAATGGAAGGACTTATAAGTACCATGGAAATCGTCTATATCCAGTTAAAGGTGATGGATTTATCACGTTAAGTAGAAATGAGTACAAGTGGTTACAAAAAATAAAACTAGAGAAAGATAATCCTAGGCTTAATGAGTTCTTACGTGGCATGGGAGCAACAGACAATGATATCAAAAGGCTGACAAATATATTAAAACAAGGAGGTGTATTGTAG
- a CDS encoding YopX family protein: MREIKFRGYNKEFDGDQFVYGETILFQEYKQQWVMLIENELGEQWVDIKEPQQYTGLEDKNGKEIYEGDIVKVKDNYIPGEVNIDINGEVKFKDASFCISGSGITRYRWCDYEIEVIGNIYENLDLLD; the protein is encoded by the coding sequence ATGAGAGAGATTAAGTTTAGAGGATATAACAAGGAATTTGATGGAGATCAATTTGTATATGGTGAAACAATATTGTTCCAGGAATATAAGCAACAATGGGTAATGCTAATAGAAAATGAACTAGGTGAACAATGGGTTGACATTAAAGAACCACAACAGTACACAGGCCTAGAGGACAAGAACGGTAAGGAAATTTATGAGGGCGACATAGTTAAAGTAAAAGATAATTATATACCTGGAGAAGTTAATATTGATATAAATGGTGAAGTTAAATTTAAAGACGCTAGTTTTTGTATTTCAGGTAGTGGAATTACTAGATATAGATGGTGTGATTATGAGATTGAAGTAATCGGTAATATCTATGAAAATCTAGACTTATTAGATTAA
- a CDS encoding phage scaffolding protein yields MKTEDLKAQGLTEEQINFIMAENGKDVNAVRAKLTTAETERDTYKQQAEDAQKEIQGYKDMDIEGIKQAATNWETKYNTDLQALQTKLDEQQRDFAMKEYIGTYNFTSELVKEAVLAQLKAKDFKLDNGKFLGADDFMAELKTANPTAFAEEDIKKPPTITLPGVKTPPAGKKITMTELMALKNANPDMDITPYL; encoded by the coding sequence ATGAAAACAGAAGATTTAAAGGCACAGGGATTAACAGAGGAACAGATTAATTTCATCATGGCTGAGAACGGTAAAGACGTCAATGCCGTTAGAGCTAAATTAACAACAGCAGAAACTGAAAGAGATACGTATAAACAGCAAGCAGAAGATGCACAAAAAGAAATACAAGGCTATAAGGATATGGATATTGAGGGCATTAAGCAAGCGGCTACTAATTGGGAAACCAAGTACAATACTGACTTACAAGCTTTACAGACTAAGTTAGACGAGCAACAAAGAGATTTTGCAATGAAAGAGTATATTGGCACTTACAACTTTACTAGTGAGCTTGTAAAAGAAGCCGTACTCGCTCAATTAAAGGCAAAAGACTTTAAGCTAGACAATGGCAAGTTCTTAGGTGCAGACGATTTCATGGCAGAACTCAAGACTGCTAATCCTACAGCATTTGCCGAGGAGGATATTAAAAAACCTCCTACAATTACATTACCAGGAGTAAAAACTCCACCAGCAGGTAAAAAAATTACCATGACTGAGCTAATGGCACTTAAAAACGCTAACCCAGACATGGATATCACCCCATATTTATAA
- a CDS encoding DUF6751 family protein: MYTNADITLFCKCYDATTRLDIWKRTQIKGVFWDNCKGANVKKSGMEKADSVVVFIPLMLSGYVEPKSYTGAEGTWTLKPGDKICKGLIDQDFTKITDLEKAHDDVHDITKVDKKDFGSANMRHWEVGGA, encoded by the coding sequence TTGTATACGAATGCAGATATCACTTTGTTTTGCAAGTGCTACGATGCTACAACACGCTTAGATATCTGGAAGCGTACTCAAATTAAGGGTGTATTCTGGGATAACTGCAAAGGTGCTAATGTTAAAAAAAGTGGTATGGAGAAAGCTGATAGCGTGGTTGTTTTCATACCGCTAATGCTAAGTGGCTATGTAGAGCCTAAAAGTTATACAGGAGCAGAAGGTACCTGGACACTTAAGCCTGGAGATAAAATCTGTAAAGGTTTAATAGACCAGGACTTTACTAAGATTACTGATCTAGAAAAAGCTCATGATGATGTACATGACATTACCAAAGTTGATAAAAAGGACTTTGGTAGTGCTAACATGAGACACTGGGAAGTAGGTGGAGCTTAA